One Gloeothece verrucosa PCC 7822 DNA window includes the following coding sequences:
- a CDS encoding dihydrofolate reductase family protein, with product MKKGILFIATSLDGYIARKNGEIDWLFTDQDYGYEEFYQSIDITLIGYKTYQQLLTFEEFPYPDKINYVFSRHHKNQDHNLVTFISTDPVEFVKQLKQASGKNLWLVGGGQMNTLFLNANLLDEIIISIHPVILGEGIPLFAGNPQEKKLQLIKHQSFESGLIQITYKIKGDG from the coding sequence ATGAAAAAAGGAATTTTATTTATTGCCACCAGTTTAGACGGATACATAGCTAGGAAAAATGGAGAGATTGACTGGCTATTTACGGACCAGGACTATGGTTATGAGGAATTTTACCAGAGCATTGATATTACGTTAATCGGTTACAAGACTTACCAACAACTGTTAACTTTTGAGGAATTCCCTTATCCAGACAAAATCAACTATGTATTTAGCCGCCATCACAAGAACCAAGACCATAATTTAGTCACTTTTATTTCAACTGATCCAGTAGAATTTGTCAAACAACTGAAACAAGCGTCCGGGAAAAACCTTTGGTTAGTTGGAGGTGGGCAAATGAATACCCTATTTCTCAATGCCAATTTGCTCGACGAAATCATTATTTCTATTCATCCTGTCATTTTGGGAGAAGGAATACCGCTTTTTGCCGGAAATCCTCAAGAAAAGAAATTGCAATTAATTAAACATCAATCCTTTGAAAGCGGCTTAATCCAGATTACTTATAAAATTAAAGGAGATGGATAA
- a CDS encoding PhoX family protein: MTIKRREFLAFLGISAGTVTLNPLAKFPATEKSIAATIPNTLAKELSNPNLFSIQLPIPLDIDNLTADEQKSAYSTYEVVDDLVLPSGFTYDVIAAWGDPVGDSRFGYNNDYLSLLETAPNEGLLTVNFEYISSNTWLQTFSKVIGQSLPLEIKEIPTGYEEEIQAFELPENDPLKTQVKATCEQALIDLGIGVISIRRNSNGQWERTYAKTDRRITGISGLKDGRYLKATGPAVAVFTKTNKQGYDDQLGEKIIGTFQNCAGGTTPWGTVFSAEENFQDQVPEAVMADGSSLKPSQTPFKIIVSKTGGKNEVNITGWANVFGLAGNKYGWMVEIDPANPNDYGTKHTWLGRYRHEAVAFHTVADKPLAVYSGCDRRGGHLYKFVSKANIKDPKDKSNSRLMEDGMLYGAKFNPDGTGRWIALRPDTPVDPVLPSQVQGKEGQGIVGLPNPKRTEGGIIKISRDEDITSYKQQFKTLSDLYPGNPSEKQGAILIDAHYAANAAGVTCTARPEDTEMSPDGTLYMTYTSGTPDSSGGPDPQIFKGPNGETAYEFGWIMSLKEDNNDPAAMTFRWKLFSTGGEPAKGGLGFSNPDNLKLDNKGNLWMVTDMTTLTMNKAIPERVIEGKAVSQTELVGLFGNNSAWFIPTSGKNAGNAYPFAIGPMETEMTGPTFTSDQKTLLISIQHPGEAGGIRENMQSETRNFLIQTTNGQEFTQKRTVPIGSNWPSKKPNDPPRPAIVAIRRLNQETIA; the protein is encoded by the coding sequence ATGACTATCAAACGTCGAGAATTCTTAGCTTTTTTAGGCATCAGTGCCGGAACAGTTACACTAAATCCCTTGGCCAAATTTCCTGCAACTGAAAAAAGCATAGCCGCTACTATTCCCAATACTCTAGCAAAAGAACTATCAAACCCCAACCTTTTTTCCATTCAACTTCCTATCCCCCTCGATATTGATAATCTAACAGCAGATGAGCAAAAATCCGCCTACAGCACTTATGAAGTGGTAGATGATTTGGTACTGCCTTCGGGTTTTACCTATGATGTCATTGCCGCTTGGGGCGATCCAGTGGGAGATTCTCGCTTTGGCTACAATAATGATTACCTTTCCTTGCTGGAAACAGCGCCCAACGAGGGGTTATTAACCGTTAATTTTGAATATATTAGTAGCAACACCTGGTTACAAACTTTCTCTAAGGTAATCGGGCAATCTTTACCTCTCGAAATCAAAGAAATCCCTACAGGTTATGAAGAAGAAATCCAAGCCTTTGAATTACCCGAAAATGACCCTTTAAAAACACAAGTAAAAGCCACTTGTGAGCAAGCACTCATTGATTTAGGAATAGGGGTTATTTCTATTCGCCGTAATTCCAACGGTCAATGGGAAAGAACTTATGCTAAAACCGATAGACGTATTACCGGCATATCCGGACTCAAAGACGGACGCTACTTAAAAGCAACCGGTCCTGCTGTGGCAGTTTTCACTAAAACCAATAAGCAAGGTTATGATGATCAACTCGGCGAAAAAATTATCGGGACTTTTCAAAACTGTGCAGGAGGAACCACACCTTGGGGAACAGTCTTTAGTGCTGAAGAAAACTTTCAAGACCAAGTTCCTGAAGCAGTAATGGCCGATGGTTCATCTTTAAAACCCTCTCAAACTCCTTTTAAAATAATTGTCAGCAAAACTGGCGGCAAAAATGAAGTTAATATCACCGGTTGGGCTAATGTATTTGGTTTAGCCGGCAATAAATACGGTTGGATGGTAGAAATAGACCCTGCTAACCCCAATGACTACGGAACCAAACACACTTGGTTAGGGCGCTATCGTCACGAAGCAGTGGCCTTTCATACAGTGGCCGATAAACCTTTAGCTGTTTATTCAGGATGTGATCGCCGAGGAGGACACTTATATAAGTTCGTCTCCAAAGCTAACATCAAAGACCCCAAAGACAAAAGCAATTCCCGTTTAATGGAAGATGGGATGCTATACGGAGCAAAATTTAACCCCGATGGAACCGGGCGCTGGATAGCATTACGTCCTGATACCCCTGTAGATCCCGTTTTACCCTCTCAAGTCCAAGGAAAAGAGGGTCAGGGAATTGTGGGCCTACCGAACCCCAAGCGCACAGAAGGCGGCATCATAAAAATAAGCCGCGATGAGGATATTACCAGCTATAAACAACAATTTAAAACCCTCAGCGATCTTTACCCAGGGAACCCCAGCGAAAAACAGGGTGCTATCTTAATTGATGCTCATTATGCCGCTAATGCTGCCGGTGTGACTTGTACCGCGCGGCCAGAAGACACTGAAATGAGTCCAGATGGCACACTTTATATGACCTACACCTCGGGTACACCTGACAGTAGCGGCGGTCCCGATCCACAGATTTTTAAGGGCCCCAATGGAGAAACCGCCTATGAATTTGGTTGGATCATGAGTCTAAAAGAAGACAATAACGATCCAGCCGCCATGACATTTCGCTGGAAACTCTTTTCTACAGGAGGAGAACCCGCTAAAGGCGGCCTCGGTTTTTCTAACCCTGATAATCTTAAGCTAGATAACAAAGGCAATTTGTGGATGGTGACAGATATGACCACCCTAACCATGAATAAAGCCATCCCTGAGCGAGTCATTGAGGGTAAAGCCGTCAGCCAAACCGAATTAGTCGGGTTATTTGGCAATAATAGCGCTTGGTTTATACCTACAAGCGGCAAAAATGCCGGCAATGCTTATCCTTTTGCCATCGGACCAATGGAAACAGAAATGACAGGGCCGACTTTCACTTCGGACCAAAAAACCCTATTGATTTCTATTCAACATCCAGGAGAAGCCGGCGGAATTCGTGAAAATATGCAGTCTGAAACTCGAAACTTTCTCATTCAAACCACTAACGGCCAAGAATTCACCCAAAAAAGAACAGTACCCATCGGTTCAAATTGGCCCTCTAAAAAACCCAATGATCCTCCTCGTCCGGCTATCGTTGCCATTCGAAGACTCAATCAAGAGACTATCGCCTAA
- a CDS encoding GNAT family N-acetyltransferase has translation MTSDLGYEIFTVQEAPHLFNRKPNKNFTIQVWPSFMSYCPEPQERQKASSKKQIYSDFSIIVVESGTGRLIARGIGIPLAWEGDFDQLPDRGLDWAIDQGTEDHLQGRQPTLLCARSIAVIPEYRNKHLSSLLIQEMKKIAQAHQFSSLIIPVRPSLKHLYPLTPIERYITWQNENKLPFDPWLRIHAKQGAKLIKVCSQSFSIIDTVSNWEARANMRFPESGDYIIPGALVPIKIDYANDQGSYIEPNVWMSYNLN, from the coding sequence ATGACATCGGATCTAGGATATGAGATTTTTACTGTACAAGAAGCTCCCCACTTATTTAACAGAAAACCGAATAAAAATTTTACAATCCAAGTATGGCCTTCCTTTATGTCATATTGCCCTGAGCCACAAGAAAGGCAAAAAGCTAGTTCAAAAAAGCAGATTTATTCCGATTTTAGTATCATAGTAGTCGAATCAGGGACAGGACGGTTAATAGCAAGAGGAATCGGTATTCCTTTGGCGTGGGAAGGAGACTTTGACCAGTTGCCAGATCGAGGTTTAGACTGGGCAATAGATCAGGGGACAGAAGACCATTTACAAGGTCGTCAGCCTACCCTATTATGCGCTAGAAGCATTGCTGTTATACCCGAATATCGCAATAAACATCTGAGCAGTTTGCTCATTCAAGAGATGAAAAAAATCGCTCAAGCTCATCAGTTTAGTTCGCTAATTATTCCTGTGCGTCCATCTCTCAAACATCTTTACCCTCTCACACCGATAGAGCGTTATATCACTTGGCAAAATGAAAATAAACTCCCTTTTGATCCTTGGTTGCGTATTCATGCTAAACAAGGAGCTAAACTGATTAAAGTTTGCTCTCAATCTTTTAGTATTATTGATACTGTTTCTAATTGGGAAGCTAGGGCGAATATGCGTTTTCCCGAGTCTGGTGATTACATTATCCCCGGTGCTTTAGTACCCATCAAGATTGACTATGCCAACGATCAAGGGAGTTACATAGAGCCTAACGTTTGGATGTCTTACAATCTCAATTAA
- a CDS encoding Uma2 family endonuclease, whose product MFEYWVVDVKARKLIVYRFPQSGDYQETRELLSEAKISPLAFPDVEIAIKDIFLI is encoded by the coding sequence ATTTTTGAATATTGGGTCGTCGATGTCAAGGCGAGAAAATTAATTGTTTATCGTTTTCCCCAGTCAGGTGATTATCAAGAGACAAGAGAATTATTATCAGAGGCGAAAATATCTCCTTTAGCTTTTCCTGATGTTGAGATTGCCATCAAAGATATTTTCTTGATTTAA
- a CDS encoding pentapeptide repeat-containing protein yields MNKNHLYILQKGTNIWNSWIEENPQLEIDLRGIYGLNLDLQGINLEKADLRGSYLVGAFLEGANLVGANLSGVDLKGANLNNANLTDAHLVGSNLREVNLKGALLTRAFLNGVYLNAANLDESDLRQADLRGAILEGASMTNANLREADLRRCQFEGANLEGSLLIDAILQDQGQDHLIIWENFYNNSNTVESKPEENLVAQNLSHLKTLAQNAC; encoded by the coding sequence ATGAATAAAAATCACTTATACATTCTCCAAAAAGGTACGAATATTTGGAATAGTTGGATCGAAGAAAATCCTCAGTTAGAGATTGACTTGAGAGGAATTTACGGTTTAAACCTAGACCTACAAGGAATCAACTTAGAAAAAGCCGACCTCAGAGGTTCTTATTTAGTGGGGGCTTTTCTTGAAGGCGCTAATCTTGTGGGTGCTAACCTTTCTGGCGTTGATTTGAAGGGAGCTAATTTAAACAATGCTAACCTCACAGACGCTCATCTTGTGGGGTCAAATCTGAGGGAAGTCAATTTAAAGGGAGCTTTGCTCACAAGAGCGTTTCTCAATGGAGTGTATCTTAATGCGGCTAACCTAGATGAGTCTGACTTGAGACAAGCCGATCTTAGGGGTGCTATCCTAGAGGGAGCCTCGATGACTAATGCCAATCTACGGGAAGCCGACCTGAGAAGATGTCAATTTGAGGGGGCAAATTTAGAGGGAAGCTTGTTAATAGATGCAATTTTACAAGACCAAGGCCAAGACCATCTAATCATTTGGGAAAACTTTTACAACAACTCGAATACAGTCGAATCTAAACCCGAAGAAAATTTGGTTGCTCAAAACCTATCTCATCTCAAAACACTAGCTCAAAATGCTTGCTGA
- the dusB gene encoding tRNA dihydrouridine synthase DusB, which produces MTSLAPTVLEKLATPLKIGSVEIKSRVLQSPLSGVTDLIFRRLVRRYAPTSMMYTEMVSATEIHHLQQLPKIMEIDPQEHPISIQLFDCRPDFMAEAATKAVAEGAKTVDINMGCPVNKITKKGGGSSLLRQPEIAQEIVKTVVSAVEVPVTVKTRIGWNDEEITILDFAKRMEDAGAAMLTLHARTRAQGYNGTARWEWIRRVKEILSIPVIANGDIFSVEAALRCLEETGADGVMCSRGTLGYPFLVGEIDYFLKTGKELATPTPLQRLECAKEHLKGLWEYKGQRGIYQSRKHLTWYCKGFAGASLLRDEVSRINSLQEGYELINKAIKQLNFS; this is translated from the coding sequence ATGACCTCTCTTGCTCCCACTGTCCTTGAAAAACTAGCAACTCCTTTAAAAATCGGTTCAGTAGAAATCAAAAGCCGCGTTTTACAGTCACCCTTATCGGGAGTAACAGACTTAATCTTTCGTCGCTTAGTGAGACGTTATGCACCCACCTCGATGATGTACACCGAAATGGTTAGCGCCACAGAAATACATCATCTGCAACAACTACCAAAAATCATGGAGATAGACCCTCAAGAACATCCCATCAGTATTCAACTATTTGACTGTCGTCCGGATTTTATGGCCGAAGCGGCAACAAAAGCGGTAGCAGAAGGAGCAAAAACCGTAGATATTAATATGGGTTGTCCGGTCAATAAAATCACCAAAAAAGGCGGGGGTTCATCGCTATTACGTCAGCCGGAAATTGCCCAAGAAATTGTCAAAACCGTTGTATCTGCGGTAGAGGTTCCTGTTACCGTTAAAACTCGTATTGGTTGGAATGATGAAGAAATTACCATTCTCGACTTTGCTAAACGGATGGAAGATGCCGGCGCGGCAATGTTAACCTTACACGCTCGGACTCGCGCTCAGGGGTATAATGGGACGGCAAGATGGGAATGGATTAGACGAGTCAAAGAAATACTCTCTATCCCAGTTATTGCTAATGGGGATATATTTTCTGTTGAAGCGGCGCTTAGGTGTTTAGAAGAAACTGGCGCAGATGGGGTCATGTGTTCTCGGGGAACATTGGGTTATCCGTTTTTAGTGGGAGAAATAGATTATTTTTTGAAGACAGGAAAAGAATTAGCTACACCTACTCCTTTACAACGTCTTGAATGTGCCAAAGAACATTTAAAGGGTTTATGGGAATATAAAGGACAACGAGGAATCTATCAATCTCGTAAACATTTAACTTGGTATTGTAAAGGGTTTGCGGGTGCATCTTTGTTACGGGATGAAGTATCTAGAATTAATAGTTTACAAGAAGGTTATGAATTAATTAATAAAGCCATCAAACAGTTAAATTTTTCTTAA
- a CDS encoding DUF2059 domain-containing protein, which translates to MLKKPLFFRYYKTPTGQRTIQIMPQLVQESVQHINQLMLPKI; encoded by the coding sequence ATTCTTAAAAAGCCGCTCTTTTTTAGGTATTATAAAACTCCAACAGGACAACGAACAATTCAAATTATGCCGCAACTGGTTCAAGAATCTGTGCAGCATATTAATCAGTTAATGCTCCCTAAAATTTAG